The Deinococcus sp. KNUC1210 nucleotide sequence CACGCCGCCCTGCATCAGAATTCGGGTACCGCCCACCGCTTCCAGCTCGGTGATTTTGGCCGAAATCGCGTCGTAGTCGAGCGTGTAGCTGTCCTTCTGGCGCGGCGTGCGGTAAAAGGCGCAGAAGTTGCAGCCCACGTTGCAGATGTTGGTGTAATTGATGTTGCGGTCGATCAGGAAGGTGGCGGTGTCGGGGGCGCTGCGCTGAAGCCGCAGATGGTGGGCCACCGCTGCCACGTCGGGCAGGGGCAGGCTGTAGAGCGCCGTGATTTCGGCGTGGTTCAGGCGTTCGCCACGTTCCGCCTTTTCCAGCAGGGCCGCGCTTGCTGGGGTTTCGAGGGGCTTTTGATCGGGAAGGGTCATGGATCTATGGTACGCCTGGGGGTGGTGGGGGAGGGCGGGGATGGTTACGGTGGGGGTTGGGTTTCAGTTGGCTGGGGGATCGGTGGCTGCTTGGATTTCCTACCCCCAGCCCCCCTCTCCAAGGGACAGGGGGGAGCTAGAGAAGCGTCAAGCGCTGTCGCAGTCTGGAAGCGGCGTGTGGGGCTTCGTCCGTGGCAACGTTGTATCTTCTTGCAGCTAACGCCGTCACCGCGCTGATGCGCTCCAGTTGATTTGGTTGCCCATTTCGCTCAAGTTGCCAGGCTCGCTCCATATTGCCGCGCCTCAATGCGCCAAAGGCGGTGCGGCGTCCATGTTGCTGAGTTTCCAGGCTTCGCCCTGGATCGTCTCCTTTTTGTCAGAGCAGCAAGAGCGCTTGCTTTCTGATGCTGTTGAAGCGGCCTATGTGGGAATGAAACGACAGGAAGGACAGATAACTGACCGAGGGATGTAGGCGATGAAGGGCGCGCTCAGGCAGGGCTTTGACGGCGCTGGATTAGGCACTTCTTTGGCACCAACGAAGCGGCCTTACGCCGGTCGTGGCGAAGCAAAGAACAAGATCAAACGTTGCCAAGGGCGAAGGATGAGCACGCCGTTTCCAGACGACGACTAGCGCTTGACGCTTCTCTAGCTCCCCCCTGTCCCTCGGAGAGGGGGGCTGGGGGGTAGGCATCCAAAGCAGCCACCGATCCCCCAGCCAACCGAAACCTAACCCCCCCAAATCCCCGATAAACTACCCCCTATGACTCCCCAACCCCTCATCGGCGTCGTCATGGGCAGCCGAAGCGACTACGACACCATGTCTGGGGCGCTGGAAGTGCTGCAGGCGCTCGCCGTTCCCTACGAAGTGCGCGTGCTGAGCGCCCACCGCACCCCCCATCTGCTGCCCACCTACGCGGCGCGGGCCGAACGCCTGAACCTGCGGGCCATCATCGCCGGAGCAGGCGGCGCGGCGCATCTGCCGGGAATGCTGGCGGCCTTTACGCGGGTGCCGGTGCTGGGTGTGCCGGTGCAGTCGCGGGCGCTCAGCGGTCAGGACAGCCTGTT carries:
- the purE gene encoding 5-(carboxyamino)imidazole ribonucleotide mutase; amino-acid sequence: MTPQPLIGVVMGSRSDYDTMSGALEVLQALAVPYEVRVLSAHRTPHLLPTYAARAERLNLRAIIAGAGGAAHLPGMLAAFTRVPVLGVPVQSRALSGQDSLLSIVQMPAGVPVATFAIGPAGAKNAALFAAALLAGTDPDMRQRLDAYRAAQTQAVLDDPYFEGHPQAGEA